A single genomic interval of Aureliella helgolandensis harbors:
- a CDS encoding PVC-type heme-binding CxxCH protein, translated as MKPRVFRFLILELAMAAFLAGAASAQDSSGIKNLQDADIDLMNNHDPASELENFELLSGYQVNLFASDPMLANPVHMHWDSKGRLWVACSWAYPQLKPGEVANDKIIILEDTNGDGAADKSTVFADGLYLPTGLEFANGGCYVAQSPDVFFLKDTDGDDVADVKELALTGFGIEDSHHSISAWRRGPGGWLYFQEGIFLHAQVETQHGVVRNFNGGVFQFNPRSQELRMFCRGTGGNPWGHVFDRWGQSFMVNNPRIMYLSPATGNSGESVRIQPLISTEKQCGGDLATGTHVGDDIRGQLLTCRFKSRTVVRYEFVEDGAGFNASVLPPLISSVHPNFRPVDVKIGPDGAVYVADWYNSIINHAQHDFRDPRRDHDHGRIWRITHKERPLVQKPQLDGASIQSLVNELSSPQDWNRHQARKELSERDPAQVLRTLEAWVETLSDDDPDHDHHLVEAMWACQNAGRVSEKILNRVMAAEDGHARSAGARLIRYWHEELTEPIQWIAKASADSFPRTRMEAVLSAGFIPRAEAFVAALNALDSPADPMVDQALTQTTKALKPYWQPAMESGALQFAKQSHREFAQRGMGIGLEDRLANFLQQTSPVSKEIAELQSLLLKSGTAPEVTMVLRAFARERGVKSSEAKIALLETLERMAASRWPGSIKRSARGLRRLLSNEDDTIAVLAANNLGAWGVAGDEELAAMRSGNHSAAVSAALAIALSQTNGKRYASQLKDLATSGDLTTRYAAVIGLVHADLEAGAELAARILAEDPSESDPITLVRSFLNQKDGAQHLSDALQNNKVHPAVVASVSQFHRHTGLLPDSLAKRFRSNASSALSAELLAENIDALTADVERLGDPARGEMIYRRWDVACTRCHAVGSAGPEIGPNLVAVGGAATTKYMVQSILKPNAAIAEHYETKTFLLESSTVQTGIVVFRNETEVVVRDSANPEKEVRLAVAEIEAEVPAKSLMPAGLADQLQSRGEFLDLAKFVSLLGKPGPYANDETPVVRKWRVVEAPAIGALPAEHSSWQPAYSKVNGELPIEDLPLADRVFARGFVNILVPGMMKLEINQLNALDLWIDAVPVTDLGAAIKLERGRHTLKFAIHRSKRDTGLRVELKPADDVVRFKLEGGP; from the coding sequence CAAGATGCTGACATTGATCTGATGAACAATCATGATCCTGCGTCGGAGCTTGAGAACTTTGAATTGCTTTCTGGCTATCAGGTCAATCTGTTTGCGTCGGATCCGATGCTGGCGAATCCCGTGCACATGCACTGGGATTCTAAAGGCAGGCTGTGGGTCGCGTGCTCCTGGGCGTATCCCCAACTTAAGCCGGGCGAAGTCGCCAATGATAAGATCATCATTTTGGAAGATACCAACGGTGATGGTGCGGCGGATAAATCCACTGTGTTTGCTGACGGTCTCTATCTGCCCACCGGACTCGAATTTGCCAACGGTGGCTGCTATGTGGCCCAGTCGCCCGATGTGTTCTTTTTGAAAGACACCGATGGCGACGATGTTGCGGACGTCAAAGAACTGGCGTTGACGGGTTTCGGAATTGAAGACAGTCATCATTCCATCAGCGCTTGGCGTCGTGGCCCCGGCGGGTGGCTCTACTTTCAGGAAGGGATCTTTCTGCACGCCCAAGTGGAAACGCAGCACGGCGTCGTCCGCAACTTCAACGGTGGCGTCTTCCAGTTCAATCCTCGCAGTCAGGAATTGCGGATGTTCTGCCGGGGCACTGGCGGAAATCCTTGGGGGCACGTCTTTGATCGCTGGGGACAGTCCTTCATGGTCAACAATCCTAGGATCATGTATCTTTCTCCCGCCACGGGTAACAGTGGAGAATCCGTTCGGATTCAGCCTCTGATCAGTACGGAGAAGCAGTGTGGAGGCGACCTTGCCACGGGCACCCACGTCGGCGATGACATCCGTGGTCAGTTGCTGACTTGTCGGTTCAAGAGTCGCACGGTTGTGCGCTACGAGTTCGTCGAAGACGGTGCCGGTTTTAATGCTAGTGTGCTCCCGCCGTTGATCAGTTCCGTGCATCCGAACTTCCGCCCAGTCGACGTGAAGATCGGACCTGATGGAGCTGTGTACGTGGCCGACTGGTACAACTCAATCATCAATCACGCCCAACATGACTTCCGCGACCCGCGGCGTGATCATGACCACGGGCGCATTTGGCGAATCACGCATAAAGAACGTCCCCTAGTTCAAAAACCGCAGCTTGATGGTGCTTCGATTCAGTCGTTGGTCAACGAGCTCTCCAGCCCTCAAGATTGGAATCGTCACCAGGCACGCAAGGAACTCAGTGAAAGAGATCCCGCGCAGGTCCTGCGCACGCTCGAAGCATGGGTGGAAACGCTCAGCGACGATGATCCTGATCATGACCATCATCTGGTCGAAGCCATGTGGGCCTGCCAGAACGCTGGCCGCGTAAGTGAAAAAATCCTCAACCGAGTGATGGCGGCTGAAGATGGCCACGCTCGTTCAGCGGGAGCGCGTTTGATCCGCTATTGGCACGAGGAACTGACGGAGCCGATTCAGTGGATTGCCAAAGCGTCAGCCGATTCCTTCCCGCGGACTCGGATGGAAGCAGTGCTTTCGGCCGGTTTCATCCCACGGGCCGAAGCGTTCGTGGCGGCCTTGAACGCGCTGGACAGTCCTGCTGATCCGATGGTGGATCAAGCTCTAACGCAAACGACCAAGGCGCTCAAACCCTACTGGCAACCGGCCATGGAAAGTGGTGCTCTGCAGTTCGCAAAACAGTCTCACCGCGAGTTTGCCCAGCGTGGTATGGGGATTGGTTTGGAAGACCGGCTCGCTAATTTCCTGCAGCAAACGTCCCCGGTCAGCAAGGAAATCGCGGAGCTTCAGTCGCTCTTGTTAAAGTCAGGTACAGCACCCGAAGTGACGATGGTCCTTCGTGCTTTTGCCAGGGAGCGGGGAGTCAAATCGTCCGAGGCCAAGATCGCTTTGCTCGAGACGCTCGAGCGGATGGCGGCATCGCGTTGGCCTGGCTCAATCAAACGTAGCGCGCGTGGTCTACGGCGACTGCTCAGCAACGAAGATGACACGATCGCCGTGCTCGCAGCCAACAATCTTGGTGCTTGGGGGGTTGCCGGTGATGAAGAACTCGCAGCCATGCGGAGCGGTAACCACAGTGCTGCAGTCAGCGCAGCTTTGGCAATTGCTCTGTCCCAGACGAATGGAAAACGCTACGCATCTCAGTTAAAAGACCTTGCAACAAGCGGTGATCTAACGACTCGCTACGCGGCTGTCATTGGATTGGTTCATGCTGATCTTGAAGCTGGAGCAGAGCTTGCCGCTCGAATTCTTGCCGAAGACCCCAGCGAATCTGATCCAATCACTCTCGTCAGATCTTTCTTAAATCAAAAAGACGGGGCCCAGCACCTGAGCGATGCATTGCAGAATAACAAGGTACATCCAGCGGTGGTTGCCAGTGTCAGCCAATTCCATCGCCACACCGGCTTGCTTCCTGACTCCTTGGCAAAGCGCTTCCGGTCGAATGCATCGAGTGCTCTCAGTGCTGAACTGCTCGCAGAGAACATCGACGCGCTCACGGCTGACGTGGAAAGGCTGGGCGATCCCGCCCGCGGTGAGATGATTTACCGTCGCTGGGATGTTGCTTGCACGCGGTGCCACGCGGTTGGGTCCGCTGGCCCCGAGATCGGTCCGAATCTGGTCGCCGTGGGCGGTGCAGCCACGACGAAGTACATGGTGCAGTCAATTCTGAAGCCCAACGCTGCAATCGCAGAGCACTACGAGACAAAGACGTTCCTGCTTGAAAGTAGTACCGTTCAGACGGGCATCGTCGTTTTTCGAAATGAAACGGAAGTCGTCGTGCGTGATTCTGCCAATCCCGAAAAGGAAGTGCGGTTGGCCGTCGCAGAAATTGAAGCGGAGGTCCCAGCCAAGTCCTTGATGCCCGCGGGCTTAGCAGACCAACTGCAAAGTCGTGGCGAGTTTCTAGACCTCGCAAAGTTCGTATCGCTACTCGGAAAACCGGGCCCTTACGCAAACGATGAGACGCCCGTCGTTCGTAAGTGGCGTGTCGTCGAAGCACCCGCAATTGGTGCGCTCCCAGCTGAGCACTCAAGCTGGCAACCCGCCTACAGCAAGGTTAATGGTGAGTTGCCCATCGAAGACCTGCCACTGGCGGACCGTGTATTCGCACGCGGCTTCGTCAACATATTAGTGCCGGGTATGATGAAACTTGAAATCAACCAACTCAATGCACTGGATCTATGGATTGACGCCGTCCCCGTCACCGACCTCGGGGCCGCGATCAAGTTGGAACGAGGCCGCCACACGCTGAAATTTGCAATTCATAGAAGCAAACGCGATACTGGTTTGCGTGTCGAATTAAAACCCGCAGACGACGTCGTTAGATTTAAACTAGAAGGCGGCCCGTAA
- a CDS encoding right-handed parallel beta-helix repeat-containing protein, giving the protein MIRTWVCSLILLIASIGSAAETEADFYVSVDGSDSWSGMLAAPNAQKSDGPFATLERARDAVRELKKQNTTDLVVLIREGTYQLTNTIVFGLGDSGVGTSTITYAAYPGETPMFSSGRAIQGWEPVAGGLPGLPESAQGNVLVAKTSARFLTLYDADGRLPRARSERFVPKGSATELRFPKGQLKNWPNVEDVEILVRPTRLWTMNVLPLVSVDEEAGVARTAIPATYGMNKIGCWVENVLEELDEPGEWALNTKDGKVYLWPRSSWHEGKPTVMAPQLIEYIRVEGTIDKEGPKDIPVRNLCFRGITFQHGERYTLAADDAGLQHDWDMFDKDNALVRLRGAENCAIEQCHFLHSGSGAIRVDLHGQNNKITGNHIAHMGGGGVLLCGYGPGTKDVNKNNLVYNNAIHHVGEIYWQSPGIYICQSGENRVANNLIYHTNYTGLIVSGIIHRFITRGNKRESQRTIRWHELAGLPKNPEPDDVRPFLHTRNNLIECNEIHHAMKILGDGNGIYVRGAGPGNVIRRNYIHHLVSVINGQSAIRTDGGQKDTLIAENLIYKCKSQGVTLKLNNRFENNIVADVIAPRGIYLKIVEGPMQGASNKRNIYYSPLADCTFISEPGGGTGNVGEDRRGRVPARMKDIDSDNNIYFCKSDTSLGDKTLEKLQRDGVDGSSLTVDPMFVDPEHGDFRFKPGSPALKLGITPFDTTKVGLVSDAK; this is encoded by the coding sequence ATGATAAGAACATGGGTCTGCTCGCTGATTCTGTTAATCGCAAGCATAGGCAGCGCTGCGGAAACGGAAGCGGATTTCTATGTTTCCGTGGACGGTTCCGATAGTTGGTCCGGTATGCTGGCTGCACCAAATGCACAGAAAAGCGACGGGCCCTTCGCGACACTCGAGCGGGCGCGTGACGCGGTGCGGGAATTGAAGAAGCAGAATACGACGGATCTCGTTGTCCTGATCCGTGAGGGAACCTATCAACTAACCAACACCATTGTCTTCGGCCTGGGAGATTCAGGAGTCGGCACATCGACCATTACCTACGCAGCTTACCCGGGCGAAACACCCATGTTCAGCTCCGGACGGGCAATCCAAGGCTGGGAACCAGTGGCAGGCGGGCTCCCGGGCTTGCCGGAGTCTGCGCAAGGGAACGTGCTGGTCGCGAAAACTTCGGCTCGGTTCTTAACGCTCTATGATGCTGACGGAAGGTTGCCACGCGCACGGTCGGAGCGTTTCGTTCCGAAGGGCAGCGCGACAGAACTCCGTTTTCCTAAGGGGCAATTGAAAAACTGGCCGAATGTGGAGGATGTTGAAATCCTGGTCCGCCCCACGCGGCTTTGGACGATGAATGTCTTGCCACTAGTGTCGGTCGATGAAGAAGCAGGTGTTGCTCGCACAGCTATTCCAGCGACGTATGGAATGAACAAAATCGGTTGCTGGGTTGAGAACGTCCTGGAGGAACTCGACGAACCAGGCGAATGGGCGCTCAACACCAAAGACGGAAAGGTTTATCTTTGGCCTCGATCCTCCTGGCACGAAGGCAAGCCGACTGTGATGGCTCCTCAATTGATCGAATACATTCGAGTCGAAGGGACGATCGACAAAGAGGGCCCCAAAGATATTCCCGTTCGCAACCTGTGCTTTCGCGGTATCACGTTCCAGCATGGGGAGCGTTATACGCTGGCTGCCGACGATGCCGGCTTACAGCATGACTGGGATATGTTCGACAAAGACAACGCGCTCGTTCGACTTCGCGGCGCCGAGAACTGCGCCATCGAGCAGTGCCATTTTCTTCATAGCGGAAGCGGCGCGATACGCGTGGATCTGCATGGGCAAAACAACAAGATCACCGGAAACCATATCGCACACATGGGCGGAGGTGGCGTTCTGCTTTGCGGCTACGGCCCCGGCACCAAGGACGTGAACAAGAACAATCTCGTCTACAACAACGCTATTCATCACGTCGGAGAGATCTACTGGCAGTCACCCGGGATCTACATTTGTCAGAGCGGCGAAAACCGCGTGGCGAACAACTTGATTTACCACACCAACTATACGGGGCTGATCGTCTCGGGAATTATCCACCGCTTTATCACGCGAGGGAATAAACGCGAATCGCAGCGTACCATCCGCTGGCATGAACTCGCCGGCTTGCCGAAGAACCCAGAGCCAGACGACGTTCGCCCGTTTCTACACACGCGCAACAACCTGATCGAATGCAACGAGATCCATCATGCGATGAAAATTCTGGGTGACGGCAACGGGATCTACGTGCGCGGTGCTGGACCAGGCAACGTCATTCGTCGAAACTACATCCACCACTTGGTGTCCGTGATAAATGGGCAAAGCGCGATTCGGACCGACGGCGGACAAAAGGACACACTCATCGCAGAAAACCTGATCTACAAATGCAAGTCGCAAGGCGTGACGTTGAAGCTGAACAACCGCTTCGAAAACAATATCGTCGCCGACGTCATCGCACCCCGCGGAATCTATCTGAAGATCGTCGAAGGACCGATGCAGGGCGCGAGCAACAAGCGGAACATCTATTATTCGCCACTCGCAGATTGCACCTTCATCTCCGAACCGGGAGGGGGAACAGGAAACGTCGGCGAGGATCGACGAGGCCGCGTCCCAGCACGGATGAAGGACATCGATTCCGACAACAACATCTACTTTTGCAAGTCGGACACCAGCCTCGGCGACAAGACATTGGAAAAACTCCAACGTGATGGCGTCGACGGGAGCAGTCTAACCGTGGATCCGATGTTCGTTGATCCTGAGCACGGTGACTTCCGATTCAAACCCGGATCTCCCGCGTTGAAACTGGGCATCACTCCCTTCGACACGACTAAGGTCGGTTTAGTTTCCGACGCCAAATAA
- a CDS encoding putative glycoside hydrolase: MLRPEQVRFIAERTGFLCIEKSHGMEELGAAELGAKHEAAAFKKIKSSVKVLFYFNAAYAWPYTSYNRDFTKQRIDAHPELKKFLIPHPQTGRLADQYGAYCFDVLNSEFRDWWVETVAKGVEESGCDGTFIDQMHGNVKLRPDKGPEIAVAMGQMMAALKQRLGADKILLANNAYSSDAKHVYPVSDAVMFENYATVKSSKESLLAEWAHMLRNAQEGKISVFRLGVEGTGRRNLKPNMPKLSQEKAEFALACYLIGAQPYSYFMYSWGWKLSSGALVDYPEFAKPLGPPKGAYNRTTPDGWEFTRDFEHASVWVNTESRQAKITWR; this comes from the coding sequence GTGCTTCGTCCGGAACAAGTACGTTTCATTGCCGAGCGAACGGGTTTTCTGTGCATTGAAAAGTCACATGGAATGGAAGAGCTGGGGGCCGCTGAACTGGGTGCCAAGCATGAAGCGGCAGCGTTTAAAAAGATAAAATCCAGCGTAAAGGTGTTGTTTTACTTCAACGCCGCCTATGCCTGGCCATACACCTCGTACAACCGAGATTTCACCAAGCAACGCATCGACGCACATCCCGAGCTTAAGAAGTTTCTGATCCCCCACCCGCAGACCGGACGGCTGGCCGATCAATACGGTGCGTATTGCTTTGACGTATTAAATTCCGAGTTCCGTGATTGGTGGGTAGAGACGGTTGCTAAGGGCGTCGAAGAATCCGGATGCGACGGCACTTTCATTGATCAGATGCACGGCAATGTCAAGCTTCGACCAGACAAAGGGCCGGAGATCGCAGTGGCCATGGGCCAGATGATGGCCGCGCTCAAACAGCGTTTGGGGGCTGACAAAATTTTGCTCGCCAACAACGCCTACAGTTCCGACGCCAAACATGTTTACCCTGTCAGCGACGCGGTCATGTTTGAAAACTATGCGACAGTGAAGTCCAGCAAGGAAAGCTTGCTGGCCGAGTGGGCGCATATGCTGAGAAATGCTCAGGAGGGGAAAATCTCTGTTTTTCGCCTTGGGGTTGAAGGGACGGGCCGAAGAAACCTGAAGCCGAATATGCCGAAGCTTTCCCAGGAGAAGGCGGAGTTCGCTCTGGCTTGCTATCTTATCGGCGCGCAGCCTTACTCGTATTTCATGTACAGTTGGGGGTGGAAGTTGTCATCCGGTGCGCTTGTTGACTATCCCGAATTTGCAAAACCACTCGGCCCGCCCAAGGGCGCTTACAATCGCACTACTCCCGATGGCTGGGAATTCACCCGCGATTTCGAACACGCAAGCGTTTGGGTCAATACTGAATCCAGACAAGCCAAGATCACCTGGCGATAG
- a CDS encoding glycoside hydrolase family 28 protein — translation MNQRTTASLLTTMALFVTTFSHAGDPADAVVDDNASTSAKVFNIKSFGAVGDGVAMETQAIQDSIDACHDAGGGVVRVPAGHFQFGTIVLKSNVTLSLDHGASLLGSADKDDYTTEGLDDPREGGPHCLIYAHGATNVAIEGLGIIDARGTAENFPRDRSRGKNRGLRPRLLRMDNCDGLSFSGVTWKRPAFWGLHLVDCKHIHFDSVKIQFRNNNFNNDGLDLDGCENVLIENCDIDSGDDAICLKSSKNPCRNIVVRRCKVSSNTAALKLGTSSRGGFIDVEVTNCYFYDCPMGAIKLQSVDGGRLENIAISRITMKDVGSPIFIRLGDRGSTFSKDEKEKPPVGTLKNIRISEIVAEVTIEDREKATRAAYKNIKAEDAPGITDKEKSKAGPIMITGIPGHYVENVRLQNVTISFPGHGTTEDAQRPVAEDTDRYPEQYFFGVLPSWGAYIRHAKNIEFVNVNLETRGPDERKQICLEDVEGFVER, via the coding sequence ATGAATCAAAGAACCACAGCCAGCCTGCTCACGACAATGGCCCTGTTCGTGACCACTTTCTCGCATGCAGGTGATCCTGCAGACGCAGTCGTGGATGATAACGCTTCGACATCCGCCAAGGTTTTCAATATCAAGAGCTTCGGCGCCGTCGGTGATGGCGTTGCGATGGAGACGCAGGCAATCCAAGATTCCATCGATGCGTGTCACGATGCAGGCGGCGGGGTCGTTCGCGTGCCTGCCGGACATTTTCAGTTTGGCACGATCGTGTTGAAGAGCAACGTCACGCTATCGCTCGACCATGGGGCCAGCCTGCTGGGCAGCGCCGACAAGGACGACTACACAACCGAAGGCCTGGATGACCCGCGGGAGGGCGGGCCACACTGTCTGATTTATGCCCATGGCGCAACCAATGTTGCCATAGAAGGTCTGGGCATTATCGATGCCCGAGGGACTGCAGAGAATTTCCCGAGAGACAGATCGCGTGGTAAGAACCGAGGGCTTCGTCCACGTCTGCTGCGAATGGACAATTGCGATGGACTGAGTTTTTCCGGAGTCACCTGGAAGCGTCCAGCATTCTGGGGATTGCACCTCGTCGACTGCAAGCACATTCATTTTGACTCGGTGAAGATCCAGTTTCGCAACAACAATTTCAATAATGACGGTCTCGATTTAGACGGATGCGAAAATGTACTGATCGAAAACTGCGATATAGATTCCGGGGACGATGCGATCTGTTTGAAAAGCTCGAAAAATCCATGTCGGAATATTGTGGTGCGACGATGCAAAGTATCCAGCAACACGGCTGCCCTGAAACTCGGCACGTCGTCGCGTGGCGGCTTTATCGATGTGGAAGTCACCAACTGCTATTTCTATGACTGCCCGATGGGCGCGATCAAACTACAGTCAGTCGACGGAGGGCGTTTGGAGAATATTGCCATCTCACGCATCACTATGAAAGATGTTGGGAGTCCGATCTTCATCCGATTGGGCGATCGGGGAAGTACCTTCAGCAAGGATGAAAAAGAGAAACCACCCGTCGGAACACTGAAGAACATTCGCATCAGTGAGATCGTTGCGGAGGTTACGATCGAGGACCGGGAGAAAGCGACGCGGGCCGCTTACAAAAACATCAAAGCCGAAGATGCTCCGGGAATCACCGACAAAGAGAAGTCGAAAGCCGGTCCGATCATGATCACGGGAATTCCCGGTCACTACGTCGAAAACGTCCGCTTGCAGAACGTGACGATTTCGTTCCCTGGTCACGGCACAACGGAAGATGCTCAGCGCCCGGTCGCAGAGGATACCGATCGCTATCCAGAGCAGTACTTCTTTGGCGTGTTGCCATCCTGGGGAGCCTACATTCGGCATGCGAAGAACATTGAGTTCGTGAACGTGAACTTGGAAACACGGGGACCGGATGAGAGGAAGCAAATCTGCCTAGAGGATGTTGAAGGTTTTGTTGAACGGTGA
- a CDS encoding alpha/beta hydrolase — translation MRIQTIVAILIAVASTSGITAQETQRRSRVSRAAEGAKYLETGGERKLEVVYKKISGRELKLDLYYPLAKRAEKWPVIVFTHGGGWAAGNRYKAASGSFAIVFEQLIKEGFAVAPVTYRLAKKDSNVAMRDCVIDCKDAIRYLANNSDRLGIDPMRICVMGDSAGGHIAQMLLLASPEQLRGDPALAEVPYRMVAGVSWYGPCDFEKVELFNYDNQADFKDRFAARISGSDSGPTEKLARYREVSPINYLSKNSPPLLMIQGDKDTTIPVKHAYYMKQKANEVDAPVEIMIIKNSGHNWRKVNAEIDPSREEIVERTVQFFLQNNR, via the coding sequence ATGAGAATCCAAACGATCGTTGCCATCCTGATTGCTGTTGCGTCAACCAGCGGAATAACAGCTCAAGAAACACAGCGCCGCAGCAGGGTATCGCGAGCGGCCGAGGGAGCCAAATACCTGGAGACCGGCGGAGAACGCAAGCTGGAAGTTGTCTACAAAAAAATCTCCGGCAGAGAGCTCAAGCTGGACCTGTATTATCCGCTCGCCAAGCGTGCCGAAAAGTGGCCGGTGATTGTTTTTACTCACGGTGGAGGATGGGCCGCAGGTAATCGGTACAAGGCAGCCAGTGGATCTTTTGCGATCGTTTTTGAACAGTTGATTAAGGAAGGTTTCGCGGTAGCGCCCGTGACCTACCGATTGGCAAAAAAAGACAGCAATGTGGCGATGCGTGATTGCGTCATCGATTGCAAAGACGCCATCCGCTATTTGGCAAACAACAGTGACAGGTTAGGGATTGATCCTATGCGGATTTGTGTGATGGGAGATTCTGCAGGCGGCCATATCGCGCAGATGCTCCTGCTGGCGTCGCCTGAACAATTGCGGGGAGATCCAGCGCTTGCCGAAGTCCCCTACCGAATGGTTGCCGGTGTCTCTTGGTATGGCCCGTGTGATTTTGAAAAGGTGGAACTGTTCAACTACGATAATCAAGCGGACTTCAAGGATCGGTTTGCAGCCCGCATTTCCGGCTCAGATTCAGGGCCGACAGAAAAATTGGCTCGTTATCGCGAAGTCAGCCCGATCAACTACCTCAGCAAAAACAGCCCGCCACTGCTAATGATTCAGGGTGACAAAGATACGACCATTCCGGTCAAGCATGCGTACTATATGAAGCAGAAAGCGAACGAAGTTGATGCACCGGTTGAGATCATGATCATCAAGAACTCTGGGCACAACTGGCGTAAGGTCAACGCAGAAATCGATCCCTCGCGGGAAGAGATTGTCGAGCGTACGGTGCAATTCTTTCTGCAAAACAATCGGTAG
- a CDS encoding sulfatase family protein, translating to MYKSRISLLLLVSLLAPKPLLAETKASKPNVVVFLADDMGWGDSATYGHPLIKTPNLDKLASQGVKFTQCYSACGVCSPSRSAILTGRTPYRNGVYRHLSGLHEAHLRRSEITYPNLLKTIGYETCHVGKWHLNSRPQFNTSEYPQPGDHGYDYWMATHNNADPSHKNPSNFFRNGKSVGELTGFSAQLVAAEAARWLSDVRDKSKPFAISVWFHEPHAPIATDPKFSELYGGHANSKYMGNITQLDHALGQLMQTLDKEGVSDNTLLIFTSDNGPVANFGGTTGGLRGGKRSDHEGGIRVPGIARWPGHIKAGTVSDVPVIGTDIFATVLDITGIPLPKDRTIDGVSMLPAFEGQPVQRKVPLFWRTHVSPPGDRVALRIGDWKLVGDETLTNFQLYEIQKDWKEEYDLAATMPEKTEAMKKELFDVWKAIEDEGPDEWWKSERQKPVQGGTVNY from the coding sequence ATGTACAAATCCCGAATCTCACTCTTGCTGCTCGTCAGCCTATTGGCACCGAAGCCACTGCTTGCCGAAACAAAGGCATCCAAACCAAATGTTGTGGTCTTCTTAGCCGACGACATGGGTTGGGGTGATTCGGCGACTTATGGACATCCGTTGATCAAGACTCCCAACCTCGACAAGCTGGCCTCGCAGGGTGTGAAGTTCACGCAGTGCTATTCGGCCTGCGGTGTTTGCTCGCCGTCGCGATCAGCGATTCTGACCGGGCGGACTCCGTATCGCAACGGAGTTTACCGGCACCTCTCCGGCCTTCACGAAGCTCACCTGCGGCGCAGCGAGATTACTTATCCCAATCTGTTGAAGACGATCGGCTATGAGACCTGCCACGTGGGCAAATGGCATCTCAACTCAAGGCCGCAGTTTAATACGTCGGAATATCCGCAGCCGGGCGATCATGGGTACGACTATTGGATGGCAACGCATAACAACGCCGACCCGAGCCATAAAAACCCCAGCAACTTCTTCCGTAATGGAAAGTCGGTTGGAGAGCTCACCGGTTTCTCAGCACAATTGGTTGCCGCCGAAGCGGCCCGATGGCTGAGCGATGTACGCGATAAGTCGAAACCATTTGCGATCTCCGTTTGGTTCCATGAGCCCCACGCGCCGATCGCAACGGATCCGAAGTTCAGCGAGTTGTACGGCGGACACGCGAACAGCAAGTACATGGGCAACATCACGCAACTCGATCACGCGCTTGGTCAGCTGATGCAGACGTTGGACAAAGAGGGCGTGAGCGACAATACATTACTAATCTTCACGTCGGATAATGGTCCCGTCGCAAACTTTGGAGGCACCACTGGCGGGCTGCGAGGCGGCAAACGCAGCGATCACGAGGGTGGCATTCGCGTACCCGGTATCGCGCGTTGGCCGGGGCATATCAAAGCTGGAACGGTAAGCGACGTCCCGGTCATCGGCACGGATATCTTTGCCACAGTACTGGACATTACCGGCATTCCGCTCCCGAAGGATCGCACGATCGACGGCGTCAGCATGCTGCCCGCGTTTGAGGGTCAGCCCGTTCAAAGAAAGGTTCCGCTATTCTGGCGGACGCACGTTTCACCGCCGGGTGACCGCGTCGCACTTCGTATCGGCGACTGGAAACTGGTTGGCGATGAAACGCTGACGAATTTTCAATTGTACGAAATTCAAAAAGACTGGAAGGAAGAATACGACCTCGCCGCCACCATGCCGGAAAAGACAGAAGCGATGAAGAAAGAGCTGTTCGATGTCTGGAAAGCAATCGAGGATGAAGGCCCTGATGAGTGGTGGAAGAGTGAGCGGCAAAAACCTGTTCAAGGCGGAACGGTGAACTATTGA